A single window of uncultured Pseudodesulfovibrio sp. DNA harbors:
- a CDS encoding tetratricopeptide repeat protein — MVMRCPVLIFFFLFATVTGCANNRPTPPPLTPQEMNLQQHQAEAADALSQAMQLMHDGQFLDANAALDSLNRALRLDPSLAGARYYRSSLLFEMHRYDEALADANILLEAKPNHTKGHYTRGFILLQLGDLSGAARDFTQVISTDPTIAEAYVRRGFCYDGLGRTDEAIDDYTHALALDPAHLDANYRRGMAYMALGQYEPALRDLSQAFILDSENSQIIMARAQAAMKLGQFDTAVTALKRAVALEPRRSTLQALLAEALAGTDDIPGAIKAVRRAISLADATGDKAMARLYRQQLDSYLGKATP; from the coding sequence ATGGTAATGCGTTGTCCCGTCCTGATATTCTTTTTTCTGTTCGCCACGGTGACCGGTTGTGCAAACAATCGACCGACTCCGCCCCCTTTGACTCCTCAGGAAATGAACCTTCAGCAACATCAGGCAGAAGCCGCCGACGCTTTGAGTCAAGCCATGCAACTCATGCACGACGGTCAATTCCTGGATGCCAATGCGGCTCTCGATTCCCTGAACCGAGCCTTGAGACTTGATCCTTCTTTGGCAGGAGCGCGGTATTACAGATCGTCATTGCTTTTTGAAATGCATCGGTACGACGAAGCGTTGGCAGATGCGAATATACTGCTTGAGGCCAAGCCAAATCATACCAAAGGGCATTACACCCGAGGCTTCATCCTTCTCCAACTCGGAGATCTCAGCGGCGCCGCCAGAGACTTCACACAGGTCATCAGTACAGATCCCACCATAGCCGAAGCGTATGTCCGGCGGGGGTTCTGCTATGATGGACTGGGACGAACGGACGAAGCCATTGACGACTACACCCACGCGCTCGCACTCGACCCCGCTCATCTGGACGCCAACTACCGACGGGGCATGGCCTACATGGCGCTCGGACAGTACGAGCCAGCCCTCCGTGACCTGAGTCAGGCGTTCATTCTGGATTCGGAGAATAGCCAGATTATCATGGCACGCGCACAAGCCGCCATGAAACTCGGACAATTTGATACGGCAGTCACAGCTCTCAAACGGGCTGTAGCCCTTGAACCTCGCCGAAGCACACTTCAAGCTCTGTTGGCCGAGGCTCTGGCTGGAACCGATGACATTCCCGGAGCCATCAAGGCAGTACGCCGAGCTATCAGCCTTGCCGACGCAACTGGTGACAAAGCCATGGCTCGACTGTACCGGCAACAACTCGACAGCTATCTGGGAAAAGCCACTCCCTGA